In one Arenibacter antarcticus genomic region, the following are encoded:
- a CDS encoding tetratricopeptide repeat protein, with amino-acid sequence MKTKSVQVLFTLVLLMVLFHLISTPEKSIDSDELIAKPQQASLNFMKCTVAKFMLSNVDTTQQISPLFENLGNHHFKISTKNDTSQTFFDQGLKLAYAFNHAEAHRSFMEASRLDPKSAITYWGQAYVLGPNINDHFPDDERKTKSYEALLKAKNLAADASPKEQALIEALTHRYSNDLSADIAELNIAYMNAMAAVAGKFPEDADVQTMYAEAIMNTTPWNYWDSEGNPATNTLKGKAALERAMQLNPDHPGAHHYYIHMVELPHPDLAVPSADKLGSLMPAAGHIVHMPSHIYIRVGRYKDAVDVNKAAILADEDYISQCYSQGMYPLGYYPHNLHFLWSAASLLGDSDTAIDAAKKTAEKVPIGELENLPFLQDFASSPLLAYTRFGKWNEILTTPYPGDQYLHLKLIWHYSRGIAFIRKNNLKESREELDALNKMQNNPALESIVANSSNPSSIIAKVAYEVVAGELAAAEGNLTKAQEHLNKAVSFEEKIVYSEPAAWHIPVRQSLGAVLLKAEKYEEAEMRFKEDLEVLRQNGWSLMGLYHSLKAQNKIEEANEIKKEFDAAWQYADIAINNSVL; translated from the coding sequence ATGAAAACAAAATCTGTCCAAGTATTATTTACGCTCGTACTACTAATGGTTCTTTTCCATTTAATTTCCACCCCCGAAAAAAGTATTGACAGCGATGAACTGATCGCTAAGCCTCAACAAGCCTCCTTAAATTTCATGAAATGTACGGTTGCCAAATTTATGTTGAGCAATGTGGATACCACCCAACAAATATCACCCTTGTTTGAAAATCTAGGTAATCACCACTTTAAAATAAGCACCAAAAATGATACGTCACAAACCTTTTTTGATCAGGGATTAAAACTTGCTTACGCCTTTAACCATGCAGAGGCGCACCGGTCATTTATGGAAGCTAGCAGACTTGATCCCAAATCGGCCATCACTTACTGGGGTCAGGCCTATGTACTAGGCCCTAACATAAATGATCATTTTCCGGATGATGAGCGCAAAACAAAATCGTACGAAGCACTATTGAAAGCCAAAAATCTAGCTGCTGATGCTTCTCCCAAAGAACAGGCGCTAATAGAAGCATTGACCCATAGATACAGTAATGATTTATCTGCCGATATCGCAGAACTCAACATAGCCTATATGAATGCTATGGCAGCGGTGGCGGGGAAATTCCCGGAGGATGCAGATGTACAGACTATGTATGCTGAAGCAATCATGAATACCACACCATGGAATTATTGGGACAGTGAAGGAAATCCTGCTACCAACACCCTAAAGGGAAAAGCAGCCTTAGAACGTGCTATGCAACTCAATCCGGACCATCCTGGCGCACACCATTATTATATCCATATGGTGGAACTTCCCCACCCAGATCTAGCTGTTCCTAGTGCGGACAAATTGGGATCCTTAATGCCCGCTGCTGGACATATTGTACACATGCCATCTCATATTTATATTCGCGTTGGCAGGTATAAGGATGCGGTAGATGTCAACAAGGCTGCTATATTAGCAGATGAAGATTATATTTCACAGTGTTATTCACAAGGAATGTACCCCTTGGGTTACTATCCACATAACCTTCACTTTTTATGGTCGGCCGCCAGCCTGCTAGGAGATAGCGATACTGCAATTGACGCGGCCAAAAAAACGGCGGAAAAAGTACCCATTGGGGAATTGGAAAATTTGCCCTTTTTACAGGATTTTGCTTCATCCCCACTTTTGGCCTATACGCGATTTGGGAAATGGAACGAAATCTTGACCACCCCATATCCGGGAGATCAATACCTACATCTTAAACTGATTTGGCATTATTCAAGGGGAATTGCGTTTATCAGAAAAAACAATTTAAAAGAATCGAGGGAAGAGCTCGATGCACTGAATAAGATGCAAAATAATCCCGCACTCGAAAGTATAGTTGCCAACAGCTCCAATCCCTCCTCTATTATCGCCAAAGTAGCCTACGAAGTTGTGGCTGGTGAACTTGCCGCTGCGGAAGGGAATCTTACAAAAGCTCAGGAACACCTGAATAAAGCTGTCAGTTTTGAGGAAAAAATAGTTTATAGCGAACCGGCAGCTTGGCATATCCCCGTAAGGCAAAGCTTGGGTGCGGTCCTATTAAAAGCAGAAAAATATGAGGAAGCTGAAATGCGTTTTAAAGAAGATCTGGAAGTACTCCGTCAAAATGGATGGTCCCTAATGGGGCTGTATCATAGTTTAAAGGCACAGAACAAAATAGAAGAAGCTAATGAGATAAAAAAAGAATTTGATGCAGCATGGCAGTATGCGGACATAGCAATTAACAATTCCGTTCTTTAA
- a CDS encoding SCO family protein has protein sequence MGYRGNIGILMIILFIAIVIFINRFINIEHNDLPIYNPIDFNPELVDFSKQGQHTDHTVAYFSLINQNGDTVTNLDYRDKIYVADFFFTRCPSICPIMTNNMNKLQGLFMNDKEIKLLSLSVTPEMDSVPILQEYASKNGAVQSKWNITTGDKKHIYELARKSFFAAVDEGDGGFQDFIHTPNFVLVDKRKQIRGIYNGTLDEEIKRLIRDIKTLKAE, from the coding sequence ATGGGATATAGAGGGAACATAGGTATTTTAATGATTATACTTTTTATTGCTATAGTCATTTTTATAAATCGATTTATTAACATTGAACATAATGACCTACCGATATATAATCCCATTGACTTTAATCCTGAATTGGTGGACTTCAGTAAGCAGGGGCAACATACTGATCATACCGTGGCCTATTTTAGCCTAATCAACCAGAATGGGGATACTGTTACCAATTTGGACTATCGAGATAAAATTTATGTTGCAGATTTCTTCTTTACCCGTTGTCCCAGTATCTGTCCGATTATGACCAACAATATGAACAAATTACAAGGTCTCTTTATGAACGATAAGGAGATAAAATTACTATCACTTTCGGTAACACCAGAAATGGACAGTGTACCTATTTTACAGGAATATGCTAGTAAAAATGGGGCGGTCCAATCCAAATGGAATATTACCACAGGTGACAAAAAACATATTTATGAGTTGGCAAGAAAGAGTTTTTTTGCTGCTGTTGATGAGGGAGATGGCGGATTTCAAGATTTTATTCATACCCCCAACTTTGTACTTGTAGACAAACGAAAACAGATAAGGGGGATCTATAATGGCACCCTTGATGAAGAGATAAAGAGATTGATACGGGATATTAAAACTTTAAAAGCAGAATAA
- a CDS encoding DinB family protein, whose protein sequence is MGEELTSTAPEFWLRGPIKGISPLLQPAAHALSQSRLELTLYTDHFPDKLLWERPSGCASVGFHMQHITGVLDRIMTYAQDSSLSEEQFQYLKQEGQRNPNISVSDLVGNFNRKVDEALLLFKQLPESELTKARAVGRKKLPSTVLGLLFHAAEHSQRHIGQMLVTIRVLQ, encoded by the coding sequence ATGGGCGAAGAACTTACTTCCACTGCACCTGAATTCTGGCTGAGAGGTCCTATTAAAGGCATTTCACCCCTATTGCAGCCTGCGGCCCATGCATTGTCCCAGTCCAGATTGGAATTAACCCTATACACGGACCATTTTCCTGACAAGCTTCTCTGGGAGAGGCCATCGGGCTGTGCTTCGGTAGGCTTTCATATGCAGCATATTACTGGGGTATTGGATAGGATCATGACCTATGCCCAGGACAGCTCGTTATCCGAAGAACAATTTCAATATTTAAAGCAAGAAGGGCAACGCAATCCAAATATTTCAGTTTCCGACTTGGTAGGTAACTTTAACCGAAAGGTAGATGAAGCACTTTTATTGTTTAAGCAATTACCGGAGTCCGAATTGACCAAAGCCCGAGCAGTGGGTCGTAAAAAATTGCCCTCTACGGTACTTGGTCTCTTGTTTCATGCTGCAGAACACAGTCAGCGCCACATAGGCCAGATGCTTGTTACCATTCGGGTATTGCAGTAA
- a CDS encoding stage II sporulation protein M, protein MREAAFVKQNKEKWIAFEKAISFNAQISPDQLADGYIQLTNDLAYAQTYYADSKTLLYLNSLASQAHQKIYKNKKEHRNRIIDFWKTEFPTFFKQYHPTLGIAFIIFILAAAIGSISTIHDDSFVRLILGDAYVNETLNNIAKGDPTAIYKGGSEIGSFLGITINNIKVAFLAFAFGVFTSIGTVYILFSNGVMLGAFITFFHTQQVFFEANKQIWLHGTIEISVIVVAGCAGLIMGNSILFPKTFSRRVSFMKGAKDGLKVVVSTIPFFILAGFIEGFITRYSNMSSWLAFMIIGASLLLIIHYYIIYPILLNRKHEREGKKLY, encoded by the coding sequence ATGCGTGAAGCTGCTTTTGTGAAGCAAAATAAAGAAAAATGGATAGCATTTGAAAAGGCAATCAGTTTTAATGCTCAAATTAGTCCAGATCAACTTGCCGACGGCTATATACAGCTTACCAATGACCTTGCCTATGCACAGACCTATTACGCTGACAGCAAGACGTTACTGTATTTAAACTCCCTTGCATCGCAAGCGCATCAAAAAATTTACAAAAATAAAAAAGAACACCGAAATAGGATCATAGATTTCTGGAAAACGGAATTCCCCACATTTTTTAAACAATACCACCCCACACTGGGCATTGCTTTTATCATATTTATATTGGCCGCAGCAATTGGCAGTATCTCTACTATACATGACGATTCCTTTGTACGATTGATCCTTGGAGATGCTTATGTAAATGAAACCCTCAACAATATTGCCAAGGGAGATCCTACCGCCATTTATAAGGGTGGTAGTGAAATTGGTTCGTTTTTGGGAATTACCATTAACAATATAAAAGTAGCTTTTTTAGCCTTTGCCTTTGGGGTTTTTACCAGTATTGGCACCGTTTATATTTTATTCAGCAATGGTGTTATGCTAGGGGCATTTATCACTTTTTTCCATACCCAACAGGTCTTTTTTGAGGCCAACAAACAAATATGGTTGCACGGTACCATAGAAATATCGGTAATTGTGGTTGCGGGTTGCGCCGGACTCATTATGGGCAATAGTATTCTATTTCCCAAAACATTTTCTAGACGGGTATCTTTTATGAAAGGTGCCAAAGACGGACTAAAAGTTGTGGTCAGCACCATTCCATTCTTTATCTTAGCAGGATTTATAGAGGGGTTTATAACCCGTTACTCCAATATGTCGTCTTGGCTGGCATTTATGATTATCGGCGCATCACTACTACTAATTATCCATTATTATATTATTTACCCAATCTTACTAAACCGTAAACATGAGCGAGAAGGAAAAAAACTTTATTGA
- a CDS encoding nitronate monooxygenase family protein, with the protein MQNRITTLFNISYPIIQAGMIWASGWRLASAVSNAGGLGIIGAGSMYPEVLREHILKCKQATDKPFGVNVPMLYPDIDKHMAIIVELGVEIVFTSAGNPKTWTSYLKEKGITVVHVVSSVKFAQKAEAAGVDAIVAEGFEAGGHNGRDETTTLTLIPAVKEIINIPLIAAGGIATGKAMLAAMVLGADGVQVGSRFVASNEASSHAAFKQKVVEAGEGATQLTLKELAPVRMLKNKFFQDVQEAYAKGASVADLKTLLGRARAKRGMFEGDLEEGELEIGQVAAIIHDIRPAATIVQDMMEEFKEAQKEVAKF; encoded by the coding sequence ATGCAAAACAGAATCACAACTCTATTTAATATTTCCTATCCCATAATTCAGGCAGGCATGATCTGGGCCAGCGGTTGGCGTTTGGCCTCGGCGGTTTCTAATGCAGGGGGATTGGGAATCATAGGTGCTGGATCTATGTACCCAGAAGTGCTCAGGGAACATATCCTAAAATGCAAACAAGCTACGGACAAACCTTTTGGGGTAAACGTACCTATGTTGTATCCCGATATCGATAAACACATGGCTATCATTGTGGAGTTAGGGGTGGAAATTGTCTTTACTTCTGCTGGAAATCCAAAAACCTGGACCTCCTATTTAAAGGAAAAGGGCATTACCGTAGTACATGTGGTGAGTAGCGTTAAATTTGCCCAAAAAGCAGAGGCTGCAGGGGTAGATGCTATAGTAGCAGAGGGATTTGAAGCTGGCGGTCATAATGGTAGGGATGAAACTACCACATTGACGCTGATACCCGCTGTTAAGGAAATAATAAACATTCCGTTAATAGCTGCTGGTGGAATTGCCACAGGAAAGGCCATGTTGGCAGCCATGGTTTTAGGTGCGGATGGAGTGCAGGTAGGAAGTAGATTTGTAGCGAGTAATGAGGCTTCTTCCCATGCCGCATTCAAGCAAAAGGTAGTGGAGGCAGGAGAGGGTGCTACACAATTAACCTTAAAAGAACTTGCACCAGTGCGAATGCTTAAAAATAAATTCTTTCAAGATGTGCAGGAAGCTTACGCCAAGGGAGCAAGTGTAGCGGATCTTAAGACTCTGTTGGGACGCGCTAGGGCAAAACGCGGCATGTTTGAAGGGGATTTGGAGGAAGGTGAACTAGAAATTGGTCAGGTTGCTGCCATCATTCACGATATTAGACCCGCGGCTACCATTGTCCAAGATATGATGGAAGAGTTTAAAGAGGCACAAAAAGAGGTAGCTAAGTTTTAG
- a CDS encoding MoxR family ATPase, producing MEEITQDGDNNPLEFKNRIDLSELQTSVAQIKSELGKVIIGQQEMIQLLIISILANGHSLIEGVPGVAKTVTAKLLAKTMNVGFSRIQFTPDLMPSDILGTSIFNVKTAEFEFKKGPIFSNIILIDEINRAPAKTQAALFEAMAERQITMDGTEYKMQAPFLVFATQNPIEQEGTYRLPEAQLDRFLFKIKVNYPSLEEEIQILENKHQQKNKAVEDLIKPILTAKQIAAHQDTIKEIIIEQNLMKYIAGIVNSTRVNANLYLGASPRASIAIMDASKAMAAINGRDFVTPDDIKKVAVAILGHRIILTPEREMEGLTPEKVVTQIIETMEVPR from the coding sequence ATGGAAGAAATAACACAAGATGGGGACAACAATCCTTTGGAGTTTAAAAATAGAATCGACCTAAGTGAATTACAGACCTCCGTGGCACAGATCAAGTCCGAACTAGGGAAAGTCATTATTGGGCAACAGGAAATGATACAACTTTTAATAATATCTATCTTGGCAAACGGACATTCCCTGATTGAAGGTGTTCCCGGTGTGGCAAAAACGGTTACGGCAAAGCTCTTGGCAAAGACAATGAACGTAGGTTTTAGTAGAATTCAGTTTACGCCAGATCTCATGCCAAGTGATATCCTTGGAACCTCCATCTTTAATGTAAAAACTGCGGAATTTGAGTTTAAGAAAGGTCCTATATTTTCCAATATTATTTTGATCGATGAAATAAATAGGGCCCCAGCGAAAACCCAGGCCGCCTTATTTGAGGCAATGGCCGAACGACAAATCACCATGGACGGAACAGAATACAAAATGCAAGCCCCATTTTTAGTTTTTGCCACCCAAAACCCCATAGAGCAAGAGGGCACCTATAGATTACCGGAGGCACAGTTGGACCGATTCCTTTTTAAAATAAAGGTCAATTATCCTTCCTTGGAAGAAGAGATCCAGATTCTGGAAAACAAGCACCAGCAAAAAAATAAGGCCGTAGAAGATCTAATAAAACCCATACTTACTGCTAAACAAATTGCCGCACATCAGGATACGATCAAGGAAATTATTATTGAACAAAATTTGATGAAATATATAGCTGGCATCGTAAACAGTACACGGGTAAATGCCAATCTCTATCTTGGTGCTTCCCCTAGGGCATCTATCGCCATTATGGATGCCTCCAAAGCAATGGCTGCTATAAACGGGCGCGACTTTGTAACTCCAGATGATATAAAAAAGGTGGCGGTCGCCATTTTAGGGCACCGGATCATATTGACGCCAGAACGAGAAATGGAAGGACTTACCCCAGAAAAGGTGGTAACGCAAATTATTGAAACCATGGAAGTTCCAAGGTAA
- a CDS encoding DUF58 domain-containing protein, translating to MKSIFSNTYLEKRFFIVLSGIVIGFLLSYIFPNLMGAIKLLFFIFVLAFVVDFLLLFASKGMLVGQRNVPEKLSNGDDNEIEISISNSYLFTVSIKILDEIPHQFQKRDFNIIASLAKGDEKRFTYHLRPTERGVYVFGNLNVFAKSPLSLVAKKYTFCNQQEVSVYPSFLQLRKYNLMAFTNRLFEYGLKKIRRIGHTMEFEQIKDYVQGDDIRNINWKATAKRGQLMVNQFQDERSQPIYSIIDKGRVMKMPFDGLSLLDYAVNSSLVISNIALKKQDKAGMFSFSNKIENRVVAEKRSSQMNLILETLYNIKTNFVESDFSLLYADIKRNINHRSLLLLYTNFETMDALDRQLPYLQAIAKHHLLVVIFFENTELNRFVTEKAQTTHQIFEKTIAEKFVYEKKLIVNELRKHGIQTILTKPEDLTINTINKYLEIKARGLL from the coding sequence TTGAAAAGCATTTTTAGCAACACCTATTTAGAAAAGCGGTTTTTTATCGTTTTAAGCGGAATTGTAATAGGATTTCTGTTATCCTATATATTTCCAAATCTTATGGGTGCGATTAAACTGCTATTTTTTATTTTTGTTTTGGCTTTTGTGGTCGACTTTCTACTCTTATTTGCTTCCAAAGGGATGCTAGTGGGTCAACGTAACGTTCCTGAAAAATTATCTAACGGGGATGACAATGAAATTGAGATCAGCATATCAAATTCCTATCTATTCACTGTCAGCATCAAAATTTTGGATGAGATTCCCCACCAATTCCAGAAACGGGATTTCAATATTATTGCTTCCCTTGCCAAGGGGGATGAAAAACGATTCACCTATCACCTACGCCCAACGGAACGTGGCGTTTATGTTTTTGGGAATTTAAATGTTTTTGCCAAGTCTCCTCTTAGTTTGGTTGCTAAAAAATACACCTTTTGCAACCAACAGGAAGTTTCCGTTTATCCCTCTTTTTTACAACTTCGGAAATACAATCTAATGGCCTTTACCAATCGACTGTTCGAATATGGCCTAAAGAAAATACGGAGAATAGGCCATACTATGGAGTTTGAGCAGATAAAAGACTACGTACAAGGGGATGACATCCGCAATATTAATTGGAAAGCAACCGCCAAAAGGGGGCAATTGATGGTCAACCAGTTTCAGGACGAAAGGTCCCAACCCATTTATTCCATTATAGACAAGGGACGGGTTATGAAAATGCCCTTTGACGGCCTCAGTTTGTTAGATTATGCAGTAAATTCTAGCTTGGTGATTTCAAATATCGCCTTAAAAAAACAAGATAAGGCAGGAATGTTTTCCTTCAGCAATAAGATAGAAAATAGGGTGGTGGCAGAAAAGCGAAGTTCGCAAATGAACCTTATTCTAGAAACCCTATACAACATAAAAACCAATTTTGTAGAAAGCGATTTCAGTTTGCTGTACGCCGATATCAAAAGAAATATCAACCATAGGAGTTTGCTGTTGCTGTATACTAATTTTGAAACCATGGATGCCTTGGATAGGCAACTCCCCTACTTACAAGCCATTGCAAAACATCACTTGTTAGTGGTTATTTTCTTTGAGAATACCGAGCTTAATCGCTTTGTAACAGAAAAGGCACAGACTACTCACCAAATTTTTGAAAAGACTATTGCCGAGAAATTTGTATATGAAAAAAAGCTCATTGTTAACGAGCTTCGAAAACACGGAATACAGACCATCCTTACCAAACCAGAGGACCTGACCATTAATACCATAAATAAGTATTTGGAAATAAAAGCACGGGGATTGCTATAG
- a CDS encoding DUF4350 domain-containing protein encodes MDKRSKVIIGVFISVLLGIIVTEIVRPKPVNWKPSYTSEDKIPFGCFVLYEELPQLFPAQELIPVNESLYNTLSIADSTINSNYLLINNNLELDKQEANQLLSYVHAGNDAFIAASSFGDYLSDTLNLKVESLYTIGEDTTYLKLTNPSFQEMDYAMTRGLYNSHFTSVDTLKTTVLGHITFLEKVGIMEVFTTKKLKRPNFIRLQFGKGYFYLNTTPQAFTNYYMLGGNMDYVGNSLSYLKNVAVYWDNYKKSGRVVIDSPMRFVLNQPPLKWAYYLGISGILIFVLFKIKREQRIIPVAQPLENSSIDFARTVAGLYFEHKDYSDLIAKKTNYFLEYLRSNFHINTQEINQKTVSDLSAKSGKSMSETKAILDILIHLQNKNQHTEQDLINLSKKIDQFKK; translated from the coding sequence ATGGATAAACGATCTAAAGTAATTATAGGGGTATTTATTTCAGTGCTGTTAGGCATTATTGTAACAGAAATAGTGCGTCCCAAACCTGTTAATTGGAAACCCTCCTACACCTCAGAAGATAAGATTCCGTTTGGATGTTTCGTGCTTTATGAGGAACTGCCTCAATTATTTCCGGCCCAAGAGCTTATTCCCGTAAATGAAAGTTTGTACAACACACTTTCTATAGCAGATTCCACCATAAACTCTAATTATCTTTTAATCAACAATAATTTGGAATTAGATAAGCAGGAAGCCAACCAGCTTCTTTCTTATGTGCACGCTGGCAACGATGCTTTTATTGCCGCCAGCAGTTTTGGCGACTATCTTTCGGATACCTTAAATTTAAAGGTCGAGTCTTTATATACCATAGGTGAGGATACCACTTACCTTAAGCTTACAAATCCTAGTTTTCAAGAAATGGATTACGCGATGACCCGCGGTCTGTACAATAGTCATTTCACCTCTGTAGACACCTTAAAAACAACAGTTTTAGGACATATCACCTTCCTTGAAAAAGTGGGGATTATGGAAGTCTTCACCACAAAAAAGTTGAAGCGTCCCAATTTTATCAGGCTTCAATTTGGGAAAGGTTATTTTTATCTCAATACTACCCCACAAGCCTTCACCAATTATTATATGCTTGGCGGTAATATGGATTATGTTGGAAATTCGCTTTCCTATTTAAAAAATGTGGCTGTTTATTGGGACAATTATAAAAAGTCAGGACGGGTAGTCATAGATTCCCCCATGCGATTTGTACTTAACCAACCCCCTTTAAAATGGGCCTATTATTTGGGGATCAGCGGAATTTTGATATTCGTATTGTTTAAAATAAAACGGGAGCAACGAATCATTCCAGTGGCACAACCCCTTGAAAATTCTTCTATTGATTTTGCTAGAACGGTAGCAGGACTCTATTTTGAACATAAGGACTACAGCGATCTAATTGCAAAAAAAACGAACTACTTTTTAGAATATTTAAGGAGTAATTTCCATATAAATACACAAGAAATAAATCAAAAAACAGTAAGCGATTTATCCGCAAAGTCGGGAAAATCAATGTCCGAAACCAAGGCTATACTAGACATACTGATCCACTTACAAAACAAAAATCAACATACCGAGCAGGATCTTATCAACCTGAGTAAAAAAATAGATCAATTTAAAAAATAA
- a CDS encoding RDD family protein produces MSNLQINTTQNVNLDYKIVGIGERIMAFLIDAFLLYLYAMLVQVIGTTIGYVFDDSWTQIGLVSLIFLPAMFYSLLMHSLFNGRTVGKMLLKIRVVRVDGTPVHWSNLLVRWILRFVDIWLFFGSVGILAILFTHKKQRLGDVAAGTVVISTKNNVKISHTILEEVEETYIPTFLNVTLLTDRDIRLIKETYHIAARSGDYKTMKVLRVKVEKLLSSNSALYDTQYLDTVLKDYNFYTQNS; encoded by the coding sequence ATGTCCAACCTTCAAATCAATACAACGCAAAATGTTAATCTTGATTATAAAATTGTAGGAATTGGAGAAAGGATAATGGCATTTTTAATAGATGCCTTCCTATTATACCTCTATGCGATGTTGGTGCAGGTTATTGGCACTACCATTGGCTATGTGTTTGATGATAGTTGGACCCAAATTGGCTTGGTGAGTCTAATTTTCTTGCCAGCTATGTTTTATAGTTTGTTAATGCACAGTTTGTTCAATGGGCGTACTGTGGGTAAAATGCTTTTGAAGATCCGGGTGGTACGGGTAGATGGTACCCCGGTTCACTGGTCTAATTTATTGGTGCGATGGATACTGCGATTTGTGGATATTTGGTTGTTTTTTGGGTCGGTAGGGATATTAGCTATCTTGTTTACCCACAAAAAACAAAGATTGGGCGATGTTGCAGCAGGTACTGTTGTGATTAGCACAAAAAATAATGTAAAGATATCCCACACCATTTTAGAGGAAGTTGAGGAAACCTATATCCCCACATTTTTAAACGTGACCTTATTGACCGATAGGGATATTAGGCTTATTAAGGAAACGTATCATATTGCGGCAAGGAGCGGAGACTATAAGACCATGAAGGTACTTCGCGTTAAAGTAGAAAAGCTACTCAGTAGCAATTCCGCACTTTACGACACACAATACTTGGATACCGTTTTAAAGGATTATAATTTTTACACCCAAAATAGCTAG
- a CDS encoding DUF2007 domain-containing protein: MVKDYIKIFSGNLIIAGRIKEELRLIGIMPVVRDESESGRLAGFASPMQGVQEIYVQPTEVDKAKPIVDQLLASFNAEL; this comes from the coding sequence ATGGTCAAGGATTACATCAAAATATTTTCCGGCAATCTTATCATTGCAGGGAGGATTAAAGAAGAATTAAGGCTGATCGGAATAATGCCAGTAGTAAGGGATGAATCGGAATCGGGGCGTTTAGCCGGATTTGCTTCTCCAATGCAGGGAGTTCAAGAAATTTATGTCCAACCTACTGAAGTCGATAAAGCTAAACCCATTGTAGACCAGTTACTAGCAAGCTTTAATGCTGAATTATAA